Proteins from one Monodelphis domestica isolate mMonDom1 chromosome 6, mMonDom1.pri, whole genome shotgun sequence genomic window:
- the PAICS gene encoding bifunctional phosphoribosylaminoimidazole carboxylase/phosphoribosylaminoimidazole succinocarboxamide synthetase isoform X3: MATAEVMNIGKKLYEGKTKEVYELLDSPGKVLLQSKDQITAGNAARKNHLEGKAAISNKITSCIFELLQEAGIKTAFTKKCGETAFIAPQCEMIPIEWVCRRIATGSFLKRNPGVKEGYKFYPPKVELFFKDDANNDPQWSEEQLIAAKWCFAGLSIGQTEVDIMSHSTQAIFEILEKSWLPQNCTLVDMKIEFGVDVTTKEIVLADVIDNDSWRLWPSGDRAQQKDKQSYRDLKEVTPEGLQMVKRNFEWVAERVELLQKVESSCRVVVLMGSTSDLGHCEKIKKACGNYGIPCELRVTSAHKGPDETLKIKAEYEGDGVPTVFVAVAGRSNGLGPVMSGNTAYPVVNCPPLTPDWGAQDVWSSLRMPSGLGCSTILSPEGAAQFAAQIFGLNNHLVWAKLRGSILNTWVSLKQADKKIRECSL, from the exons ATGGCTACCGCAGAAG TGATGAATATTGGTAAGAAACTCTATGAAGGTAAAACAAAAGAAGTCTATGAATTGTTGGATAGTCCTGGAAAAGTCCTCTTGCAGTCTAAAGACCAGATTACTGCAGGCAACGCAGCTAGAAAAAATCACTTGGAAGGAAAAGCTGCAATCTCAAACAAAATTACCAGCTGTATTTTCGAGTTGTTACAGGAAGCAG GTATCAAAACTGCTTTCACCAAAAAATGTGGTGAGACAGCTTTTATTGCACCTCAGTGTGAAATGATTCCAATTGAATGGGTATGTAGAAGAATTGCAACTGgttcttttcttaaaagaaatccTGGTGTCAAAGAAGGATACAAGTTCTACCCACCTAAAGTAGAGTTGTTTTTCAAG GATGATGCCAACAATGATCCACAGTGGTCTGAAGAACAGCTTATTGCTGCAAAATGGTGTTTTGCTGGACTTAGCATAGGTCAGACTGAAGTGGATATCATGAGTCATTCCACACAGGCTATTTTTGAAATACTGGAAAAGTCCTGGTTGCCTCAGAACTGTACATTGGTTGACATGAAG aTTGAATTTGGTGTTGATGTAACTACAAAAGAAATTGTACTCGCTGATGTTATTGATAATGATTCCTGGAGACTCTGGCCATCTGGTGATCGAGCCCAACAGAAAGACAAACAG TCATACCGGGACCTTAAGGAAGTGACTCCTGAAGGCCTCCAGATGGTGAAGAGAAACTTTGAATGGGTTGCAGAAAGAGTGGAG TTACTTCAGAAAGTAGAAAGTTCATGCAGAGTTGTTGTATTGATGGGCTCTACTTCTGACCTTGGTCattgtgaaaaaattaaaaaggcttgTGGAAACTATGGAATTCCCTGTGAACTCCGAGTAACATCTGCCCATAAAGGGCCAGATGAAACTCTAAAGATTAAAGCAGAATATGAAG GCGATGGTGTTCCTACTGTATTTGTGGCTGTAGCTGGCAGGAGCAATGGTTTGGGACCTGTGATGTCTGGTAACACTGCATATCCAGTAGTCAACTGTCCTCCGCTTACACCTGATTGGGGAGCTCAAGATGTATGGTCCTCACTTCGAATGCCTAGTG GTCTTGGCTGTTCAACTATACTTTCTCCTGAGGGAGCAGCTCAGTTTGCAGCCCAGATATTTGGATTAAATAACCATTTGGTATGGGCTAAACTTCGAGGAAGCATATTAAACACCTGGGTTTCTTTGAAGCAAGcagataagaaaatcagagaatgcAGTTTATAA